In Carassius gibelio isolate Cgi1373 ecotype wild population from Czech Republic chromosome B17, carGib1.2-hapl.c, whole genome shotgun sequence, a single window of DNA contains:
- the ugp2b gene encoding UDP-glucose pyrophosphorylase 2b isoform X2 — protein sequence MSLYIEGLSKELPSNSNEMAQFQEVMRQQLESSMHAELEKLLGTAKGAKAEVSKKDFEGFRKLFHRFLQVKGPSVEWPKINRPPEDSIQPYDKIKAKGLPDNIADSLNKLVVVKLNGGLGTSMGCKGPKSLISVRNENTFLDLTVQQIEHLNKTYNADVPLVLMNSFNTDEDTKKILQKYTHHRVKIHTFNQSRYPRINKESLLPVAKDMAMTGENADVWYPPGHGDIYASFFNSGLLEQLIAEGKEYIFVSNIDNLGATVDLYILNHLVSQPNGKRCEFIMEVTDKTRADVKGGTLIQYDGKLRLLEIAQVPKAHVDEFKSVSKFKIFNTNNLWISLSAIKRLQEQNAMDMEIIVNPKTLDGGLNVIQLETAVGAAIKCFDNAMGINVPRSRFLPVKTTSDLLLVMSNLYSLEAGSLTMSEKREFPTTPHVKLGSSFTKVQEYLTRFESIPDMLELDHLTVSGDVTFGKHVSLKGTVIIIANHGDRIDIPAGSLLENKIVSGNLRILDH from the exons ATGTCGCTTTACATTGAAG GTCTGAGTAAAGAGTTACCAAGCAACAGCAACGAGATGGCTCAGTTTCAGGAAGTGATGCGGCAGCAGCTGGAGAGCTCGATGCACGCCGAGCTGGAAAAACTCTTAGGCACAGCCAAAGGTGCAAAAGCTGAG GTGTCTAAGAAGGACTTCGAAGGATTTAGGAAGTTATTCCACCGATTTCTGCAGGTGAAGGGACCTTCAGTAGAGTGGCCAAAAATCAACAGGCCCCCCGAGGACTCG ATCCAGCCATATGATAAGATTAAGGCGAAGGGTCTACCGGACAACATAGCAGACAGTCTGAATAAGCTGGTGGTGGTGAAGCTGAATGGAGGTCTGGGAACCAGCATGGGCTGCAAAGGGCCCAAGAGTCTTATTAGCGTCCGTAATGAGAACACATTCCTGGATCTAACTGTCCAGCAGATTGAG CACTTGAATAAAACATATAATGCTGATGTTCCACTGGTGCTCATGAACTCTTTCAATACGGATGAAGACACTAAGAAGATCCTACAAAAATACACTCACCACAGAGTCAAGATACACACTTTCAACCAGAGCAG GTATCCACGGATAAATAAGGAGTCATTGTTGCCGGTCGCTAAGGACATGGCTATGACAGGAGAGAATGCAGATGTGTGGTATCCTCCTGGTCATGGTGACATTTATGCCAGCTTTTTTAACTCCGGTCTGTTGGAGCAGCTCATCGCTGAAGGGAAGGAGTACATTTTTGTCTCCAACATTGATAATCTGGGTGCAACGGTAGACCTGTATATACTGAACCACCTTGTGAGCCAGCCGAATGGCAAACGCTGCGAGTTCATCATGGAGGTCACAGACAAGACCAGAGCAGATGTGAAG GGAGGAACGCTCATTCAGTACGATGGTAAGCTTCGGTTACTGGAAATCGCCCAGGTTCCCAAAGCTCACGTAGATGAATTTAAATCAGTGTCCAAGTTTAAGATCTTCAACACCAACAACCTATGGATCTCCCTGTCTGCCATAAAGAGACTACAGGAACAGAATGCCATGGACATGGAAATCATAGTCAACCCTAAG ACTCTAGATGGGGGTCTGAATGTCATTCAGCTGGAGACTGCAGTGGGTGCTGCCATCAAGTGCTTTGATAATGCCATGGGCATCAACGTGCCACGCAGCCGCTTCCTGCCTGTCAAAACCACATCTGACCTCCTACTGGTTATGTCCAATCTGTACAGCCTGGAGGCAGGGTCTCTGACCATGAGCGAGAAGCGCGAGTTTCCCACAACTCCTCATGTCAAACTGGGCAGCTCCTTCACCAAG GTTCAGGAATATCTTACACGATTCGAGAGCATTCCAGACATGCTAGAGCTGGATCACTTGACGGTGTCTGGTGACGTGACCTTCGGAAAGCACGTCTCTCTAAAG GGAACGGTCATCATCATAGCCAACCATGGAGACCGAATCGACATTCCAGCCGGCTCTttgttggaaaataaaatagTGTCCGGAAACCTTCGGATCCTGGATCACTGA
- the ugp2b gene encoding UDP-glucose pyrophosphorylase 2b isoform X1 yields the protein MFLEKHFSSVSVTPQCCFREEKCDWSERESRHCSGTTFISSPPASYSLQSLSKELPSNSNEMAQFQEVMRQQLESSMHAELEKLLGTAKGAKAEVSKKDFEGFRKLFHRFLQVKGPSVEWPKINRPPEDSIQPYDKIKAKGLPDNIADSLNKLVVVKLNGGLGTSMGCKGPKSLISVRNENTFLDLTVQQIEHLNKTYNADVPLVLMNSFNTDEDTKKILQKYTHHRVKIHTFNQSRYPRINKESLLPVAKDMAMTGENADVWYPPGHGDIYASFFNSGLLEQLIAEGKEYIFVSNIDNLGATVDLYILNHLVSQPNGKRCEFIMEVTDKTRADVKGGTLIQYDGKLRLLEIAQVPKAHVDEFKSVSKFKIFNTNNLWISLSAIKRLQEQNAMDMEIIVNPKTLDGGLNVIQLETAVGAAIKCFDNAMGINVPRSRFLPVKTTSDLLLVMSNLYSLEAGSLTMSEKREFPTTPHVKLGSSFTKVQEYLTRFESIPDMLELDHLTVSGDVTFGKHVSLKGTVIIIANHGDRIDIPAGSLLENKIVSGNLRILDH from the exons atgtttttagaAAAGCACTTCAGCAGTGTTTCAGTGACCCCGCAGTGCTGCTTCAGAGAGGAGAAATGTGATTGGTCAGAGAGGGAATCACGTCACTGTTCCGGAACAACCTTCATCAGCTCCCCGCCAGCATCTTACAGCCTTCAGA GTCTGAGTAAAGAGTTACCAAGCAACAGCAACGAGATGGCTCAGTTTCAGGAAGTGATGCGGCAGCAGCTGGAGAGCTCGATGCACGCCGAGCTGGAAAAACTCTTAGGCACAGCCAAAGGTGCAAAAGCTGAG GTGTCTAAGAAGGACTTCGAAGGATTTAGGAAGTTATTCCACCGATTTCTGCAGGTGAAGGGACCTTCAGTAGAGTGGCCAAAAATCAACAGGCCCCCCGAGGACTCG ATCCAGCCATATGATAAGATTAAGGCGAAGGGTCTACCGGACAACATAGCAGACAGTCTGAATAAGCTGGTGGTGGTGAAGCTGAATGGAGGTCTGGGAACCAGCATGGGCTGCAAAGGGCCCAAGAGTCTTATTAGCGTCCGTAATGAGAACACATTCCTGGATCTAACTGTCCAGCAGATTGAG CACTTGAATAAAACATATAATGCTGATGTTCCACTGGTGCTCATGAACTCTTTCAATACGGATGAAGACACTAAGAAGATCCTACAAAAATACACTCACCACAGAGTCAAGATACACACTTTCAACCAGAGCAG GTATCCACGGATAAATAAGGAGTCATTGTTGCCGGTCGCTAAGGACATGGCTATGACAGGAGAGAATGCAGATGTGTGGTATCCTCCTGGTCATGGTGACATTTATGCCAGCTTTTTTAACTCCGGTCTGTTGGAGCAGCTCATCGCTGAAGGGAAGGAGTACATTTTTGTCTCCAACATTGATAATCTGGGTGCAACGGTAGACCTGTATATACTGAACCACCTTGTGAGCCAGCCGAATGGCAAACGCTGCGAGTTCATCATGGAGGTCACAGACAAGACCAGAGCAGATGTGAAG GGAGGAACGCTCATTCAGTACGATGGTAAGCTTCGGTTACTGGAAATCGCCCAGGTTCCCAAAGCTCACGTAGATGAATTTAAATCAGTGTCCAAGTTTAAGATCTTCAACACCAACAACCTATGGATCTCCCTGTCTGCCATAAAGAGACTACAGGAACAGAATGCCATGGACATGGAAATCATAGTCAACCCTAAG ACTCTAGATGGGGGTCTGAATGTCATTCAGCTGGAGACTGCAGTGGGTGCTGCCATCAAGTGCTTTGATAATGCCATGGGCATCAACGTGCCACGCAGCCGCTTCCTGCCTGTCAAAACCACATCTGACCTCCTACTGGTTATGTCCAATCTGTACAGCCTGGAGGCAGGGTCTCTGACCATGAGCGAGAAGCGCGAGTTTCCCACAACTCCTCATGTCAAACTGGGCAGCTCCTTCACCAAG GTTCAGGAATATCTTACACGATTCGAGAGCATTCCAGACATGCTAGAGCTGGATCACTTGACGGTGTCTGGTGACGTGACCTTCGGAAAGCACGTCTCTCTAAAG GGAACGGTCATCATCATAGCCAACCATGGAGACCGAATCGACATTCCAGCCGGCTCTttgttggaaaataaaatagTGTCCGGAAACCTTCGGATCCTGGATCACTGA